A part of Longimicrobiaceae bacterium genomic DNA contains:
- a CDS encoding SDR family oxidoreductase — translation MSSNGERQVVVVTGASAGVGRATVRAFAKRGASIGLIARGLDGLEGARRDVEALGGRALVLPADVADADVVEAAAARVEAELGPIDVWVNNAMTSVFSPIKETTAEEFRRVTEVTYLGYVHGTLSALRRMLPRDRGVIVQVGSALAYRGIPLQAAYCGAKHAIQGFMDSLRCELLHDGSNVRVTMVQMPALNTPQFRWVKSRLPNKSQPVPPIYQPEVAAEAILFAADHDRREVWVGWPTVRAILGNRVAPWYVDRKLAAEGYDGQQIDEPRDPDRPHNLWEPVPGDHGAHGVFDHRAQDYSLQLWATRHRGLLAFAGAALAGLGIAAAARGGDDGEDRSAAPLPL, via the coding sequence ATGAGCAGCAACGGAGAGCGGCAGGTGGTCGTCGTCACGGGCGCGTCGGCAGGCGTGGGCCGGGCGACGGTGCGGGCCTTCGCGAAGCGGGGGGCGTCGATCGGGCTGATCGCCCGCGGCCTGGACGGGCTGGAGGGCGCCCGGCGGGACGTGGAGGCGCTGGGGGGGAGGGCGCTGGTGCTCCCCGCCGACGTCGCGGACGCGGACGTGGTCGAGGCCGCCGCCGCCCGCGTGGAAGCGGAGCTCGGGCCCATCGACGTGTGGGTGAACAACGCCATGACCTCGGTCTTCTCGCCCATCAAGGAGACGACCGCGGAGGAGTTCCGGCGCGTCACCGAGGTCACCTACCTGGGCTACGTGCACGGCACCCTGTCGGCGCTGCGGCGGATGCTGCCGCGAGACCGGGGCGTGATCGTGCAGGTGGGCTCGGCGCTGGCGTACCGGGGGATCCCGCTGCAGGCCGCGTACTGCGGGGCGAAGCACGCCATCCAGGGCTTCATGGACTCGCTTCGCTGCGAGCTCCTGCACGACGGGAGCAACGTGCGCGTCACCATGGTGCAGATGCCGGCGCTGAACACCCCCCAGTTCCGGTGGGTCAAGAGCCGGCTCCCCAACAAGTCGCAGCCCGTCCCCCCCATCTACCAGCCGGAGGTGGCGGCCGAGGCGATCCTCTTCGCGGCGGACCACGACCGGCGCGAGGTGTGGGTGGGGTGGCCCACCGTCCGCGCCATCCTGGGGAACCGCGTCGCGCCCTGGTACGTGGACCGGAAGCTCGCGGCGGAGGGGTACGACGGGCAGCAGATCGACGAGCCCCGGGACCCGGACCGGCCGCACAACCTGTGGGAGCCGGTCCCGGGCGACCACGGGGCGCACGGCGTCTTCGACCATCGCGCCCAGGACTACAGCCTGCAGCTCTGGGCCACCCGGCACCGTGGGCTGCTGGCGTTCGCGGGGGCTGCGCTGGCGGGGCTGGGGATCGCCGCGGCGGCGCGGGGCGGGGACGACGGGGAGGACCGGAGCGCGGCGCCGCTCCCGCTC